The following are encoded in a window of Rhizobium sp. WYJ-E13 genomic DNA:
- a CDS encoding ATP-binding protein, whose protein sequence is MKINKVMSSLQARLAIAVGVSVTILWLAAAVATAHRLGRELEQVYDDGLKATAERILPIARHDLREGNPRRERADDDEDEDDVRREARPVREARYGEDVTFILRDKQGGVLLSSKGADVAIFPPFEKTGFSRTDTHRLYYATSADGNLVIAVAEPLDHRQELSNKMLLGLLLPLLVVIPLSLVVIAFAVRYSLRPVRALQQGLSHRGAQDLSPLPDSGLPSELRPISAGINQLLGRLTAAFDAERAFAAHAAHELRTPVAGAIAQAQRIRSETKEELTAQRTNEIETTLKRLMRMSEKLMQLARAEGARLRADEPSDLRTVLLMIVQDFERTGERKVELTMPEKPVYSPLDPDAVGILSRNLIENALKHGAQGSPVEVALDTEGVLCVANEGATLPPEAMDRLMRQFERGNVKIGGSGLGLAIVKAIADRVGAAVEVVSPRSGRSEGVEVRVRLPIT, encoded by the coding sequence ATGAAGATCAACAAGGTGATGTCTTCGCTTCAGGCGCGGCTGGCAATCGCGGTCGGCGTTTCCGTAACCATCCTGTGGCTCGCGGCCGCCGTCGCCACCGCGCACCGCCTCGGACGAGAGCTGGAGCAGGTCTATGACGACGGGCTGAAAGCCACTGCGGAGCGTATCCTGCCGATCGCTCGGCATGACCTGCGCGAGGGAAATCCGAGACGTGAACGAGCCGATGATGATGAGGACGAAGACGACGTCCGCCGTGAAGCGCGGCCTGTACGCGAGGCTCGCTATGGTGAGGATGTCACGTTTATTCTGCGTGATAAACAAGGCGGCGTGCTGCTGAGTTCGAAGGGAGCGGACGTCGCGATCTTCCCTCCGTTCGAGAAGACGGGGTTTTCCCGCACCGACACGCATCGGCTCTATTATGCGACAAGCGCCGACGGAAATCTGGTCATCGCCGTGGCCGAACCGCTGGATCACCGCCAGGAGCTGTCGAACAAGATGCTGCTCGGTCTGTTGTTGCCGCTGCTGGTTGTCATTCCGCTGAGCCTTGTGGTGATTGCGTTCGCGGTCCGGTATTCGCTGCGTCCGGTCCGCGCTCTTCAGCAGGGGCTTTCCCATCGCGGCGCGCAGGATCTATCACCTTTGCCGGACAGCGGCTTGCCGAGTGAACTCCGGCCGATTTCCGCGGGGATCAATCAGCTTCTCGGCCGCCTCACGGCCGCGTTCGACGCGGAGCGGGCCTTTGCCGCACACGCGGCGCATGAACTCCGCACGCCTGTTGCCGGTGCGATTGCACAGGCGCAACGTATCCGCTCCGAGACGAAGGAAGAACTGACTGCACAGCGCACAAATGAGATCGAGACGACGCTCAAGCGGCTGATGCGCATGTCGGAAAAGCTGATGCAACTCGCCCGCGCCGAAGGCGCGCGGCTGCGCGCCGACGAACCGTCCGATCTGAGGACGGTCCTGCTCATGATTGTCCAGGATTTCGAACGCACCGGAGAGCGGAAAGTTGAACTAACCATGCCGGAAAAGCCAGTCTATTCGCCGCTCGACCCTGATGCGGTCGGAATTCTCTCCCGCAATCTCATCGAAAACGCGTTGAAGCACGGGGCACAAGGCAGCCCAGTCGAGGTGGCTCTTGATACTGAAGGGGTTCTTTGTGTTGCCAACGAGGGGGCGACGCTGCCGCCAGAGGCGATGGACCGTCTGATGCGCCAGTTCGAGCGAGGCAACGTCAAGATTGGCGGATCGGGTCTTGGACTCGCCATCGTCAAGGCGATCGCAGACCGTGTCGGAGCCGCTGTAGAAGTCGTGTCTCCTCGTTCCGGGAGGAGTGAAGGGGTCGAGGTGCGCGTACGCTTGCCTATCACGTAG
- a CDS encoding dienelactone hydrolase family protein — MEKPVITQAMINAYDEYTHLTLDRRSFMDKLTKLAGSATAAAAIAPLLAANKAAAEVVAENDDRLTGQDITYPGSGGDMKGYLVQPKNASGKLGAVIVIHENRGLNPHIRDVARRVALEGFVALAPDFLSPQGGTPENEDKARDMFGKLDAATTVANGEATVAYLSKLEATNGNVGAIGFCWGGGAVNNLAVKSPELKAGVAYYGAQPPASEVANIKAALLLHYAGLDDRINAGIDAYKKALEENGKRFEIYIYDGANHAFNNDTSAARYDKAAADLAWGRTVAFLKQNLA; from the coding sequence ATGGAAAAGCCCGTCATTACGCAGGCAATGATCAACGCCTATGATGAATATACGCATCTGACGCTGGATCGCCGCAGCTTCATGGACAAGCTGACCAAGCTTGCCGGCTCGGCAACCGCAGCCGCGGCAATCGCGCCGCTCTTGGCCGCCAACAAGGCCGCCGCCGAGGTTGTCGCCGAAAACGACGATCGTCTGACCGGCCAGGATATCACCTATCCCGGCAGCGGCGGCGACATGAAGGGCTATCTGGTTCAGCCGAAGAATGCATCCGGCAAGCTCGGCGCCGTCATCGTCATCCATGAGAACCGCGGCCTCAATCCGCATATCCGCGATGTCGCTCGCCGCGTGGCACTGGAAGGCTTCGTGGCGCTCGCTCCGGACTTCCTCTCGCCGCAGGGCGGCACGCCGGAAAATGAGGATAAGGCGCGCGACATGTTCGGCAAGCTCGATGCCGCGACGACCGTCGCAAACGGCGAGGCGACCGTCGCCTATCTTTCCAAGCTCGAGGCTACGAACGGCAATGTCGGCGCGATCGGCTTTTGCTGGGGCGGCGGCGCGGTCAACAATCTTGCGGTCAAATCGCCGGAGTTGAAGGCAGGCGTGGCCTACTACGGCGCGCAGCCACCGGCCTCGGAAGTCGCCAATATCAAGGCGGCGCTGTTGCTCCACTATGCTGGTCTCGACGACCGCATCAATGCCGGCATCGATGCCTATAAGAAGGCGCTGGAGGAGAATGGCAAAAGATTTGAGATCTACATCTATGACGGCGCCAACCACGCCTTCAACAACGACACGTCCGCTGCCCGCTATGACAAGGCGGCAGCCGATCTCGCCTGGGGCCGAACGGTCGCGTTTCTGAAACAGAACCTCGCCTGA
- a CDS encoding VOC family protein, producing MLLYVTLGTNDLYRARHFYDAVLPVLGYRGQRYSEEEIGYAADGDTRCRFWVVTPFNRRRATNGNGSMVAFEAETRAAVDAFHAAAIAAGAVDEGKPGLRSYHAHFYAAYVRDLDGNKLCAVCEKAEEPPFI from the coding sequence ATGCTTCTTTACGTTACACTCGGAACCAACGATCTCTATCGCGCCCGGCACTTCTATGATGCCGTTCTGCCGGTGCTCGGCTACCGCGGCCAGCGCTATTCGGAGGAGGAGATCGGCTATGCCGCCGATGGCGATACGCGCTGCCGCTTCTGGGTCGTAACCCCGTTCAACAGGCGCCGGGCGACGAATGGCAACGGCTCCATGGTCGCCTTTGAGGCGGAAACGCGGGCGGCGGTCGATGCCTTCCATGCAGCGGCGATTGCGGCCGGCGCTGTCGATGAAGGCAAGCCGGGGCTGCGCTCCTATCACGCGCATTTCTACGCAGCCTATGTCAGGGATCTCGACGGCAACAAACTATGCGCCGTCTGCGAGAAGGCCGAAGAACCGCCCTTTATTTGA
- a CDS encoding LysR family transcriptional regulator → MSFPDFEGLAMFAKVAEERSFARAAKTLGVSVPTVSRAVSRLEDRLGARLFNRTSRQLALTDFGLRLVDRAQRIYAEAEAAENAARELSSQPRGLIRLAVPMVFGRQWLAPILPDFFELYPEVSIDMHMSDAVVDLVGDGFDAALRIAVLPDSSLVAKKLAPVAPFILAAPSYLEKYGCPQHPRELAAHHCLGYAYRLRQDIWRFSNNAGEEEIVVPTGPLRATNSEALIPMALRGLGIVELPEFMAHEYLADARLKAILTDWSLPKGALYFVTPTARARPAKVEALGDFLSARLSHPTWRWPQ, encoded by the coding sequence ATGAGTTTTCCGGATTTCGAGGGTCTCGCCATGTTCGCCAAGGTGGCGGAGGAGCGCTCCTTCGCCCGGGCAGCCAAGACGCTCGGCGTTTCCGTGCCGACGGTATCGCGGGCGGTCAGCCGGCTGGAAGACCGGCTTGGCGCGCGCCTCTTCAATCGCACGTCGCGGCAGCTCGCACTCACCGATTTCGGGCTGCGGCTCGTGGACCGCGCCCAGCGCATCTATGCGGAGGCGGAAGCTGCCGAGAATGCGGCGCGCGAACTTTCCAGCCAGCCGCGCGGGCTGATCCGCCTTGCCGTGCCCATGGTTTTCGGGCGGCAATGGCTGGCACCGATTCTGCCCGACTTCTTCGAACTCTATCCCGAAGTTTCGATCGACATGCATATGAGCGATGCGGTCGTCGACCTTGTGGGCGACGGCTTCGACGCGGCGCTGCGCATTGCGGTGCTGCCGGATTCCTCGCTCGTGGCGAAGAAGCTAGCGCCAGTCGCACCCTTCATTCTCGCCGCCCCCTCCTATCTCGAGAAATACGGCTGCCCGCAGCATCCGCGCGAGCTTGCCGCCCATCATTGCCTCGGTTACGCCTATCGGCTGCGGCAGGATATCTGGCGCTTCAGCAACAATGCGGGAGAAGAGGAGATCGTCGTACCGACCGGGCCACTCAGGGCGACCAATTCGGAAGCACTGATCCCGATGGCATTGCGCGGCCTCGGTATCGTCGAACTGCCGGAATTCATGGCCCATGAATATCTTGCCGACGCGCGCCTGAAAGCGATCCTGACCGATTGGAGCCTGCCGAAGGGCGCGCTTTATTTCGTAACGCCAACGGCGCGTGCCCGGCCAGCAAAGGTGGAAGCACTCGGGGACTTCCTCTCGGCCAGGCTTTCACACCCGACATGGCGCTGGCCGCAGTAA
- a CDS encoding MAPEG family protein, translating into MTGFEMFWPLLAHVLLVYILYGLLGLRRGKAVREGRMKKSGYRENRDEPPECLFVKNSLANQFELPVLFYACCILLYITEADNLVAVVLAWLFVILRYAHAYVHVTSNDLRFRSPLFAAGFGVLGAMWAWLAGWMMFS; encoded by the coding sequence ATGACCGGCTTTGAGATGTTCTGGCCTCTGCTTGCCCACGTCCTGCTAGTCTATATCCTTTACGGGCTGCTTGGTCTGCGCCGCGGCAAGGCGGTTCGGGAAGGCCGCATGAAGAAATCCGGCTATCGCGAGAACCGCGACGAACCGCCCGAATGCCTTTTCGTCAAGAACAGCCTTGCCAACCAGTTCGAACTGCCGGTGCTCTTCTATGCCTGCTGCATCCTTCTATATATAACCGAGGCGGATAATCTTGTGGCCGTCGTGCTGGCCTGGCTGTTTGTCATCCTGCGCTATGCCCATGCCTATGTGCATGTCACCAGCAACGATTTGCGCTTCCGCAGCCCGCTCTTCGCCGCCGGTTTTGGTGTGCTCGGTGCCATGTGGGCCTGGCTTGCCGGATGGATGATGTTCTCCTGA
- a CDS encoding SDR family oxidoreductase: MTQTVNGTQRLNGKIAVITGATSGIGLATAKRFAAEGARLFITGRRRQVLDAAVAEIGGNVTGIQADSAKLADLDRLYDEVKAEAGRIDVLFVNAGGGSFAPLGAITEEQYDDTFGRNVKGVLFTVQKALPLLSQGASVILTGSTAGASGTPAFSVYAASKAAIRNFSRNWILDLKDRGIRINTLSPGPTETTGLVELAGRDKAQQQGLLDYMASQVPMGRVGRPEEIAATALFLASEDSSFITGAEIFVDGGIAQV, encoded by the coding sequence ATGACCCAGACAGTGAATGGGACGCAGAGGCTGAATGGAAAGATCGCGGTTATCACCGGTGCCACTTCGGGCATCGGCCTTGCCACCGCAAAGCGCTTCGCAGCCGAAGGCGCACGCCTATTCATCACCGGCCGCCGCAGGCAAGTGCTGGATGCGGCAGTCGCCGAAATCGGCGGAAACGTCACCGGCATCCAGGCGGACTCGGCAAAGCTTGCCGATCTCGACCGCCTCTATGATGAGGTGAAGGCTGAAGCAGGCCGCATCGACGTGCTCTTCGTCAATGCCGGCGGCGGCTCGTTTGCGCCGCTCGGCGCCATCACCGAAGAGCAGTATGACGATACCTTCGGCCGCAATGTGAAGGGCGTGCTCTTTACCGTGCAGAAGGCTCTGCCGCTCCTGAGCCAAGGTGCCTCGGTCATCCTGACGGGCTCCACGGCGGGCGCATCAGGCACGCCGGCCTTCAGCGTCTATGCCGCTTCGAAGGCAGCAATTCGCAACTTTTCCCGCAACTGGATCCTCGATTTGAAGGATCGCGGCATCCGCATCAACACGCTGAGCCCCGGCCCGACGGAAACCACCGGTCTCGTCGAGCTTGCAGGCCGGGATAAGGCGCAGCAGCAGGGGCTGCTGGATTATATGGCATCGCAGGTTCCGATGGGCCGCGTCGGCCGCCCGGAAGAAATCGCTGCAACGGCCCTGTTCCTCGCGTCGGAAGATTCGAGCTTCATCACCGGCGCAGAAATCTTCGTCGATGGTGGCATCGCCCAGGTCTGA
- a CDS encoding DHA2 family efflux MFS transporter permease subunit produces the protein MNRIVPLILAVALFMEQMDSTVIATALPAIAADLHVGPITLKLALTSYMVALAVFIPISGWMADRFGAKNIFRLAICVFVVGSIFCAFSSNLIEFVFARFLQGMGGAMMTPVGRLVLVRTTQKSELVSAMALLTIPALVGPLAGPPLGGFITTYFSWHWIFLINVPVGVAGVWLATIYLPEIDATAPPKLDFNGFILTSLAAAGVVFGLSVVSLPALPPIIGIAATAIGILCGVLYVRHARRYPTPILDLNLFRNSTFRASTSGGTLFRICVGAMPFLTPLMLQLGFGLTPFQSGLITFAGAIGAITTKFIARRVYKAIGFRTTLLCAGAVTTVVTAMTGLFTPDTPHLVIIGVLLLGGFSRSFMFTGVNALAFADIDDAQASQATSMASVMQQISLALGVALAASILETSIYFRGAELQVIDFHIAFFVIAGLTVVATIPFVRMAKDAGASVSGHRAKRVPPTAINAEQQPVK, from the coding sequence ATGAACCGCATTGTCCCGCTGATCCTCGCCGTCGCCCTCTTCATGGAACAGATGGACTCGACCGTGATCGCGACGGCCCTGCCGGCGATTGCGGCCGATCTGCATGTCGGGCCGATCACTCTGAAACTGGCGCTTACGTCCTACATGGTGGCGCTCGCAGTGTTCATTCCGATCAGCGGCTGGATGGCGGACCGCTTCGGCGCCAAGAATATCTTCCGGCTTGCAATCTGCGTCTTCGTCGTCGGCTCTATCTTCTGCGCCTTCTCGTCCAATCTCATCGAATTCGTCTTCGCACGTTTCCTGCAGGGCATGGGCGGCGCTATGATGACGCCCGTCGGACGCCTTGTGCTGGTACGAACGACGCAGAAGAGCGAACTGGTCTCGGCCATGGCGCTCTTGACGATCCCGGCCCTTGTCGGCCCGCTTGCCGGCCCGCCACTTGGCGGCTTCATCACCACCTATTTCAGCTGGCACTGGATCTTCCTGATCAACGTGCCGGTCGGCGTCGCCGGCGTGTGGCTCGCGACGATCTATCTGCCGGAAATAGACGCGACAGCCCCGCCGAAACTCGACTTCAACGGTTTTATCCTGACCAGCCTGGCGGCGGCCGGCGTCGTCTTCGGCCTCTCGGTCGTCAGCCTTCCGGCCCTGCCGCCGATCATCGGCATTGCGGCCACCGCCATCGGCATCCTCTGCGGCGTGCTCTATGTGCGCCACGCCAGGCGTTACCCCACGCCGATCCTCGATCTCAACCTGTTCAGGAATTCGACCTTCCGGGCCTCGACGAGCGGCGGCACGCTGTTTCGCATCTGTGTCGGCGCCATGCCGTTTCTGACGCCGCTGATGCTGCAACTCGGATTTGGGCTTACGCCTTTTCAGTCGGGCCTCATTACGTTTGCCGGCGCGATCGGCGCGATCACAACGAAGTTCATCGCGCGACGCGTCTATAAGGCGATCGGCTTCCGCACCACGCTTCTCTGCGCCGGTGCGGTGACGACGGTCGTTACCGCCATGACCGGCCTCTTCACGCCGGATACGCCCCATCTTGTCATCATCGGCGTGCTGCTGCTCGGCGGCTTCTCCCGCTCCTTCATGTTCACCGGCGTCAATGCGCTGGCCTTTGCGGATATCGACGATGCGCAGGCAAGCCAGGCGACATCCATGGCCTCGGTCATGCAGCAGATCAGCCTGGCGCTCGGCGTCGCCCTTGCCGCCTCAATCCTGGAAACCTCAATCTATTTCCGCGGAGCCGAGCTGCAGGTTATCGATTTCCACATTGCCTTCTTCGTCATTGCCGGGCTGACTGTCGTCGCCACCATCCCCTTCGTCCGCATGGCCAAGGACGCCGGCGCTTCCGTGTCCGGCCACCGTGCCAAGCGCGTGCCGCCGACGGCGATCAACGCCGAGCAACAGCCGGTCAAATAA
- the guaB gene encoding IMP dehydrogenase produces MARIIETPTGLDALTFDDVLLQPGHSEVLPGQTSVATRLAPDFELNIPIISAAMDTVTEGRLAIAMAQAGGLGVIHKNLTPIEQAEQVRQVKKFESGMVVNPVTIGPDATLADALALMKMHGISGIPVVEKSGRLVGILTNRDVRFASDPTQKIYELMTRENLVTVKESVDQQEAKRLLHSHRIEKLLVVDGEGRCVGLITVKDIEKAQLNPNASKDAQGRLRAAAAVGVGDDGFERAERLIDAGVDLLVVDTAHGHSARVLEAVARVKKLSNSVRIMAGNVATGDGTKALIDAGADAVKVGIGPGSICTTRVVAGVGVPQLAAIMSAVEAARDQDIPVIADGGIKFSGDVAKAIASGASAVMVGSLLAGTDESPGEVYLYQGRSFKAYRGMGSVGAMARGSADRYFQAEVRDTLKLVPEGIEGQVPYKGPVSGVLHQLAGGLKAAMGYVGGKDIKEFQERATFVRISSAGLRESHPHDVTITRESPNYPGVGV; encoded by the coding sequence ATGGCTCGCATCATAGAAACGCCGACCGGACTGGACGCACTCACCTTCGATGATGTGCTGCTGCAACCCGGTCATTCCGAAGTCCTGCCAGGTCAGACGAGTGTTGCAACGCGTCTCGCACCCGACTTCGAGCTGAATATCCCGATCATATCAGCTGCTATGGATACGGTGACTGAGGGCCGTCTGGCGATCGCCATGGCGCAGGCCGGTGGCCTTGGCGTCATTCACAAGAACCTGACACCGATCGAGCAGGCCGAGCAGGTCCGCCAGGTCAAGAAATTCGAGAGCGGCATGGTCGTCAATCCGGTGACGATCGGTCCGGACGCAACGCTTGCCGATGCCCTGGCGCTGATGAAGATGCATGGCATCTCCGGCATTCCTGTCGTCGAAAAATCCGGCCGTCTCGTCGGCATTCTCACCAATCGCGACGTCCGCTTCGCATCCGATCCGACACAGAAGATCTACGAACTCATGACCCGCGAGAATCTCGTGACGGTCAAGGAAAGCGTCGACCAGCAGGAAGCCAAGCGCCTGCTGCACTCTCACCGCATCGAGAAGCTGCTGGTGGTAGACGGCGAAGGCCGTTGCGTCGGTCTCATCACAGTCAAGGACATCGAAAAGGCGCAGCTCAACCCGAACGCCTCCAAGGATGCGCAGGGCCGCCTGCGCGCTGCTGCAGCCGTCGGCGTCGGTGACGACGGTTTCGAGCGTGCCGAACGGTTGATCGATGCCGGCGTCGACCTGCTCGTCGTCGATACCGCACACGGCCACTCGGCTCGCGTTCTGGAAGCGGTCGCCCGCGTCAAGAAGCTCTCCAACTCCGTTCGCATCATGGCCGGCAACGTTGCGACGGGCGACGGCACCAAGGCGCTGATCGATGCCGGTGCTGACGCCGTCAAGGTCGGGATCGGTCCGGGTTCGATCTGCACGACGCGCGTCGTTGCCGGCGTCGGCGTTCCGCAGCTTGCCGCCATCATGTCGGCAGTCGAGGCTGCACGGGATCAGGATATTCCTGTTATCGCCGATGGCGGCATCAAGTTCTCGGGCGACGTGGCCAAGGCCATCGCGTCAGGAGCTTCGGCCGTCATGGTCGGCTCGCTGCTGGCAGGCACCGATGAAAGCCCGGGCGAGGTCTATCTCTATCAGGGCCGCTCTTTCAAGGCCTATCGCGGCATGGGTTCCGTTGGCGCTATGGCGCGCGGTTCGGCAGACCGCTACTTCCAGGCTGAGGTGCGCGATACACTGAAGCTCGTGCCCGAAGGCATCGAAGGCCAGGTGCCGTACAAGGGTCCGGTATCCGGCGTCCTGCACCAGCTCGCAGGCGGCCTCAAGGCTGCCATGGGTTATGTCGGCGGCAAGGATATCAAGGAGTTCCAGGAGCGCGCCACCTTCGTGCGCATCTCCAGCGCCGGCCTGCGCGAAAGCCATCCGCATGACGTGACGATTACCCGCGAAAGCCCGAACTATCCGGGCGTCGGCGTCTGA
- a CDS encoding response regulator transcription factor, with protein MRVLLIEDDTALGAAIRDQIAADGHSVDWMNRLDKARDALASAAYDLVLLDLMLPDGLGIPFLKALRARGDATPVIILTALDQVSDRIAGLNAGADDYMVKPFDLAELSARIGSVARRYTGNPNPIVTLGPLEIDLAARSVRFNGKPVVLTAREWVLFEAFVQRPGQLLSKAQLEERLYSFDQEVDSNAIEVHVSRLRKKLGAHVIETERGLGYRLGRP; from the coding sequence ATGAGAGTTCTGCTGATCGAGGACGACACGGCACTCGGGGCGGCGATCCGCGACCAGATCGCCGCGGATGGTCATTCCGTCGATTGGATGAATCGGCTCGACAAGGCGCGCGACGCGCTCGCCTCGGCCGCCTACGATCTCGTGCTGCTCGACTTGATGTTGCCCGACGGCCTCGGTATTCCCTTCCTCAAGGCCTTGAGGGCGCGTGGCGACGCGACGCCCGTCATCATATTGACGGCGCTGGATCAGGTTTCCGACCGGATCGCCGGGCTGAACGCCGGCGCGGACGACTACATGGTCAAGCCCTTCGACCTTGCCGAGCTTTCTGCACGGATCGGCTCTGTCGCCCGTCGCTACACGGGCAACCCGAACCCGATCGTTACGCTTGGACCATTGGAGATCGACCTTGCCGCCCGCAGCGTCAGGTTTAACGGCAAGCCGGTCGTCCTGACGGCGCGCGAATGGGTGCTGTTCGAGGCTTTCGTCCAGCGTCCTGGCCAGCTGCTTTCCAAGGCGCAGCTTGAGGAACGGCTCTATTCGTTCGATCAGGAAGTCGACAGCAATGCCATCGAGGTTCATGTGAGCCGACTGCGCAAGAAGCTGGGTGCGCATGTGATCGAAACCGAGCGCGGACTGGGCTATCGATTGGGACGGCCATGA
- a CDS encoding RlmE family RNA methyltransferase, producing MTKPTIAGNRTGRKLGQRVKKKKMKASSRQWLERHINDPYVQRAQLEGYRARAAFKLLEIDEKHHILKGARRIIDLGAAPGSWSQIAAKVTGSTDEDIRVAAIDFLEMTQLPGVTVLQLDFLDPTAPEKLMAAVGGTPDLVLSDMAAPTTGHHRTDHLRTMHLCEVAAHFAVEVLGEGGHFLAKTFQGGTERDLLAMLKQHFRQVVHVKPASSRAESVEMFLLAKGFKGRKAEAEPEDA from the coding sequence ATGACCAAGCCAACGATCGCGGGAAACCGTACCGGCCGCAAGCTCGGCCAGCGCGTCAAGAAAAAGAAAATGAAGGCCTCGTCACGCCAGTGGCTGGAGCGCCATATCAACGATCCCTATGTGCAGCGCGCCCAACTCGAAGGTTATCGCGCCCGCGCGGCCTTCAAGCTGCTGGAGATCGACGAGAAGCACCACATCCTGAAGGGCGCCAGGCGCATCATTGACCTCGGGGCCGCTCCCGGAAGCTGGTCGCAGATCGCCGCGAAGGTGACGGGGTCGACGGATGAGGATATCCGCGTTGCAGCAATCGACTTTCTGGAAATGACGCAGCTACCCGGCGTCACGGTACTGCAGCTCGATTTCCTTGATCCCACAGCCCCGGAAAAGCTGATGGCGGCCGTCGGCGGCACGCCGGATCTGGTGCTCTCGGACATGGCGGCACCGACGACCGGCCATCATCGCACCGATCACCTGCGCACCATGCATCTCTGCGAGGTTGCGGCCCATTTCGCCGTCGAGGTGCTGGGTGAGGGTGGGCATTTCCTGGCCAAGACCTTCCAGGGCGGCACCGAGCGGGATCTGCTCGCCATGCTGAAGCAGCACTTCCGTCAGGTCGTGCACGTCAAGCCTGCCTCGTCGCGCGCCGAATCGGTGGAGATGTTTCTGCTCGCAAAGGGTTTCAAAGGCCGCAAGGCCGAGGCGGAGCCCGAGGACGCTTGA
- a CDS encoding Ppx/GppA phosphatase family protein, translating to MEDPEGGARPQFDGASAAGRKDGKKSKRRKGKRGGQSRSAAHPASHDLSGHAGEAARPKEDTESPARKRKRRRRGGHGSSQTDIAAQSQAAVQTGNHVQASRPDGDSPSSRRNRRKHRNKRGLQGRPLAPVQSPPCARPEHRADTAPRSVPQQAQDAEAANRRNRQAGHEDERAGSEHPWSDEFYAALDLGTNNCRLLIAQPTRPGQFRVVDAFSRIVRLGEGLAASGRLSDEAMERAVDALRICASKLRNREIRRMRLIATEACRQAANGEEFLKRVVAETGLELEIIDRETEARLAVSGCSSLVGRETRSVVLFDIGGGSSEIAVIRIGDSRFARLANHITHWTSLPVGVVTLSERHGGRDVTPEVFEGMVSEVAGMLSSFDCPEIEIAEDGDFHLIGTSGTVTTLAGVHLDLPRYDRRKVDGIWLSDDEVSAMQAKLLSWNFESRAANPCIGPDRADLVLAGCAILEAIRRRWPSPRMRVADRGLREGLLTDMMADDGVWRRHRNRRGQRGNKG from the coding sequence GTGGAAGACCCCGAAGGCGGCGCAAGGCCGCAATTTGACGGGGCGTCGGCGGCAGGGCGCAAGGACGGCAAGAAGTCCAAGCGCCGCAAGGGCAAGCGAGGCGGGCAATCCCGCAGCGCCGCCCATCCCGCTTCGCATGATCTCTCCGGCCATGCCGGCGAGGCGGCGCGCCCGAAGGAAGACACGGAAAGCCCGGCCCGCAAGCGGAAACGCCGCCGGCGTGGGGGACATGGTTCATCACAGACGGATATTGCTGCGCAGTCTCAGGCTGCCGTTCAGACCGGCAATCATGTTCAAGCGTCGCGTCCGGACGGCGATTCGCCCTCCAGCCGCCGCAACCGGCGCAAGCATCGCAACAAGCGAGGTCTGCAGGGCAGGCCGCTTGCCCCCGTCCAGTCGCCACCATGCGCCAGGCCCGAACATCGTGCCGATACGGCTCCGCGTTCTGTCCCGCAGCAAGCGCAAGACGCCGAAGCGGCAAATCGCAGGAACCGCCAGGCTGGGCATGAAGATGAGCGGGCAGGGAGTGAACACCCCTGGTCGGATGAGTTCTATGCCGCGCTCGATCTCGGCACCAACAATTGCCGCCTGCTGATCGCCCAACCGACGCGCCCCGGCCAGTTTCGTGTCGTCGATGCCTTTTCCCGTATCGTGCGTCTTGGCGAAGGGCTTGCCGCCAGCGGCAGACTGTCGGACGAGGCGATGGAAAGGGCGGTCGATGCGCTCAGAATCTGTGCCTCCAAGCTCCGGAACCGTGAGATCCGCCGCATGCGGCTGATTGCGACCGAGGCCTGCCGTCAGGCGGCCAATGGCGAGGAATTCCTGAAGCGGGTCGTGGCCGAGACCGGGCTGGAGCTCGAAATCATCGATCGCGAAACCGAGGCGCGGCTTGCCGTTTCCGGCTGTTCCTCGCTTGTCGGCCGCGAGACGCGCTCCGTCGTCCTCTTCGATATCGGCGGCGGTTCCTCGGAAATTGCCGTCATCCGCATCGGTGATAGCCGTTTCGCCCGTCTCGCCAATCACATCACGCACTGGACCTCATTGCCCGTCGGTGTGGTCACCTTGTCGGAGCGCCATGGCGGCCGCGATGTGACGCCGGAGGTTTTCGAGGGCATGGTGAGCGAAGTCGCGGGCATGTTGTCGAGTTTCGACTGCCCTGAAATCGAGATTGCCGAGGATGGCGATTTCCATCTGATCGGCACGTCAGGCACGGTGACGACGCTTGCCGGCGTGCACCTCGATCTGCCGCGTTACGACCGCCGCAAGGTCGATGGCATATGGCTGTCGGATGATGAAGTCTCCGCCATGCAGGCGAAGCTTCTCTCCTGGAATTTCGAGAGCCGCGCCGCCAATCCCTGCATCGGGCCGGATCGTGCCGATCTGGTGCTGGCCGGCTGCGCCATTCTGGAGGCAATCCGCCGCCGCTGGCCAAGCCCGCGCATGCGTGTCGCCGATCGTGGCTTGAGAGAAGGCCTGCTCACCGACATGATGGCCGATGACGGCGTCTGGCGGCGGCATCGCAATCGCCGCGGCCAGCGGGGAAACAAGGGGTAG